One segment of Primulina tabacum isolate GXHZ01 chromosome 6, ASM2559414v2, whole genome shotgun sequence DNA contains the following:
- the LOC142549685 gene encoding LOW QUALITY PROTEIN: putative LRR receptor-like serine/threonine-protein kinase At4g37250 (The sequence of the model RefSeq protein was modified relative to this genomic sequence to represent the inferred CDS: inserted 1 base in 1 codon) — protein sequence MSAPSFDILRLWRWRNLAFIMLLRVRCFGLNADGLLLQSFKYGILGDPFGVLRNWNEYDETPCSWNGISCGTSGSAEAYLRVTGLSLPGCGLLGSIPSSLGMIENLRYLNLSSNSINGSIPETLFSASELQILDISNNMITGEFPELVGKLRNLQVLNLYDNALAGSLPRNLIALPNLTVVSLKNNYFVGSIPGGFNSVRILDLSFNLINGLLPPDFGGTSIAYFNVSFNILSGEIPPEFGRQIPTSATIDLSFNNLTGPIPDSNIFFNQAINSYSGNPGLCGKPLNKLCSIPSSASTQPTVSSAPDSPSAIAAIPKTIDSDPETAAPGGRDAESSPKGRRTRLRTGAILGIVIGDGAGILILASIFIYVYHLKKKKKLDITIKKETEKGKDYGWTSSESSSEEYDWLRTWSCLKKQRHPAAGDEEDTSSVTTNSYSEEAENPPRNHELHGPQEQKKRSLVTVDGEKQLELETLLKASAYILGASGSSIMYKAVLEDGTALAVRRIGENGVERFRDFENQIRVIARLVHPNLIRIRGFYWGSDEKLIIYDFVPNGSLANARYRKVGFAPCHLPWEMRIKIAKGVACGLCYIHEKKHVHGNLKPNNILLGHDMVPKIGDFGLERLVSNYNSSKLAGGSAQNFGSKRSTASRDSFQNYSTEPTPSPSPSVIGISPYHAPESLRSLKPNPKWDVFAFGVVLLEILTGKVIASEETGHGLAIGTLTSAEEDKKRXLRMVDVAIRADVEGNEDALLALLKLGYGCISCVPQKRPTMKEVLQSLEKIPCFSFSSSCPYGQL from the exons ATGAGCGCTCCAAGTTTCGATATCCTCCGTCTATGGCGTTGGAGAAATCTTGCTTTTATTATGCTGCTTCGGGTTCGATGTTTCGGGCTGAATGCTGATGGGCTGCTCTTGCAGTCTTTTAAGTACGGTATATTGGGTGATCCTTTCGGAGTTCTGCGGAACTGGAATGAATATGATGAGACTCCATGTTCATGGAATGGGATCAGCTGCGGGACTTCGGGCTCGGCGGAGGCTTATCTTCGGGTTACGGGCTTGTCGCTCCCAGGTTGCGGGCTTCTGGGATCGATCCCGTCGTCTCTTGGAATGATCGAGAATCTTAGATACCTTAATCTCTCCAGCAATTCCATTAATGGTTCCATTCCCGAGACTCTATTCAGCGCTTCCGAGCTTCAAATTCTTGATATTTCGAACAATATGATCACCGGCGAGTTTCCTGAGCTCGTGGGGAAGTTGAGGAATCTTCAGGTTCTTAATCTTTACGACAATGCTTTGGCGGGGAGCCTGCCGCGAAATTTGATAGCTCTTCCGAATTTAACAGTTGTTTCTTTGAAGAACAATTATTTTGTTGGTTCTATTCCTGGTGGATTTAATTCAGTTCGGATATTAGATCTGTCTTTCAATCTGATCAACGGATTACTGCCTCCGGATTTTGGCGGGACTAGTATAGCATATTTTAATGTTTCGTTTAATATACTCTCCGGCGAAATCCCGCCGGAGTTTGGCAGACAAATCCCCACAAGTGCCACCATAGATCTTTCGTTCAATAATTTGACAGGCCCGATTCCAGAttccaatattttctttaaccaAGCTATAAACTCATACTCTGGCAACCCGGGGTTATGCGGGAAGCCGCTAAACAAGCTATGTTCAATTCCATCATCCGCGTCCACTCAGCCTACTGTTTCTTCTGCCCCTGACTCGCCTTCTGCGATCGCCGCCATTCCGAAGACCATAGACTCCGACCCAGAAACCGCGGCACCAGGCGGCCGAGACGCTGAATCTTCGCCTAAAGGCAGAAGAACCAGGCTGAGAACCGGAGCAATCTTGGGAATAGTGATAGGAGACGGAGCTGGAATTCTAATCCTGGCATCAATTTTCATCTACGTGTATCAtctgaagaaaaagaagaagctgGACATCACAATCAAAAAGGAAACGGAAAAAGGAAAAGACTATGGCTGGACATCCTCTGAATCATCCTCGGAAGAATACGACTGGCTGAGAACATGGTCTTGCTTAAAGAAACAAAGACACCCCGCCGCAGGAGATGAAGAAGACACATCCTCGGTAACCACGAATTCCTACAGCGAAGAAGCCGAAAACCCGCCAAGGAACCACGAACTGCACGGCCCTCAAGAACAGAAAAAAAGGTCTCTTGTAACAGTTGACGGTGAAAAACAACTGGAGCTGGAGACACTGCTCAAAGCCTCGGCCTACATTTTGGGCGCATCGGGGTCCAGCATCATGTACAAAGCTGTGCTTGAAGACGGAACCGCACTGGCCGTCCGAAGGATTGGCGAAAACGGCGTGGAGCGATTCAGGGATTTCGAGAACCAGATCCGAGTGATCGCGAGATTGGTGCACCCGAATTTGATCAGGATTCGAGGGTTCTACTGGGGTTCCGACGAGAAGCTGATTATCTACGACTTCGTCCCCAACGGCAGCCTGGCTAATGCTCGTTACA GAAAAGTTGGTTTTGCCCCTTGTCATTTGCCTTGGGAAATGCGGATCAAGATAGCAAAAGGTGTGGCATGTGGGCTTTGTTACATCCACGAGAAGAAGCACGTACATGGAAACTTAAAGCCCAATAATATTCTCTTGGGACACGACATGGTGCCCAAGATAGGAGATTTCGGGCTCGAAAGGCTGGTATCCAATTATAATAGTTCCAAATTAGCCGGTGGATCGGCCCAAAACTTCGGGAGCAAGAGATCCACGGCCTCGcgagacagctttcagaactaCTCCACCGAGCCTACTCCAAGCCCGAGCCCTAGTGTGATAGGCATTTCGCCTTATCACGCTCCCGAATCATTACGAAGCCTCAAACCCAATCCGAAATGGGATGTATTCGCCTTCGGTGTGGTGTTACTCGAGATTTTGACCGGAAAAGTCATCGCATCCGAAGAAACGGGACACGGATTAGCGATCGGGACACTCACATCCGCCGAAGAAGACAAGAAAA TATTAAGGATGGTTGATGTGGCAATCCGTGCTGACGTGGAGGGTAACGAAGATGCCTTGTTGGCACTCCTAAAACTAGGGTATGGTTGCATATCTTGTGTGCCTCAAAAGAGACCAACAATGAAAGAAGTCCTCCAATCACTTGAGAAGATCCCatgtttttcattttcttcatcATGCCCTTATGGTCAGTTGTAA
- the LOC142549686 gene encoding LOW QUALITY PROTEIN: pentatricopeptide repeat-containing protein At2g01860 (The sequence of the model RefSeq protein was modified relative to this genomic sequence to represent the inferred CDS: deleted 1 base in 1 codon), whose translation MDIVLSCRCAYPVSNGNFIIFLSRKVLAAHSHRRKHESRKLELPKNLRNPRRTKLPPDFYPLVLHSEEPGLSSAPLTDTTSIAPIVEKYRDETDDINNADENLAWGSDEIEAISSLFQGRVPQKPGNLNRKRPLPLPIPHKIRPLGFPAPKKLTKNHLAVSVRQPISNQIYKNPTFLIGLAREIRILPAETNVSTVLSQWARFLRKGSLSLTVRELGHMGLPDRALNVFCWVQNQPHLFPDDRILASTVEVLARANELQMPFDLDKFAGLASRSVYEAMVKGFIKGGNLRIAWKLLYAAKEGKRMLDSCIYAKLILELGKNPDKRVLTLPLLEELAARDDLKLTQQDCTSIMKVCIKLGKFDIVESLYDWFKNSGATPSVVMNTTLIHSRYSENKYREAMAVVWEMEASNTLFDLPAYRTLIKLFIALNDFPRTSRYFSKLKESGLAPAFDIYRKLISFYLASGRLAKCKEMCQEAEMAGFEVDDRIRSQVHLRR comes from the exons ATGGATATTGTGCTCAGTTGTCGATGTGCATATCCAGTTTCGAACggtaattttataatatttttgagcagaaaagttttAGCTGCACATAGTCATAGAAGAAAACATGAGAGTAGAAAGTTAGAACTTCCCAAGAATCTTCGTAACCCACGACGGACAAAGCTTCCGCCTGACTTCTATCCCCTGGTGCTGCATAGTGAAGAACCGGGTCTGAGCAGCGCGCCGTTGACGGATACCACGAGCATAGCCCCTATTGTTGAGAAATATCGTGATGAAACTGATGACATCAACAATGCGGATGAAAATTTAGCGTGGGGATCGGATGAAATCGAAGCCATTTCATCTCTTTTTCAGGGAAGGGTTCCTCAGAAGCCTGGGAATTTAAATAGGAAAAGACCTCTGCCCCTACCTATTCCTCACAAGATTAGACCTTTGGGATTTCCCGCCCCCAAGAAACTTACCAAGAACCATCTTGCTGTTTCTGTGAGACAGCCAATATCTAATCAAATTTACAAGAATCCAACTTTCTTGATTGGATTAGCGAGGGAAATTAGAATCCTTCCTGCTGAGACCAATGTGTCCACTGTTCTT AGCCAATGGGCTCGGTTTTTGAGGAAAGGGTCTTTGTCATTGACGGTCAGGGAGTTGGGCCATATGGGTCTTCCAGATCGAGCTCTAAATGTTTTTTGTTGGGTTCAAAATCAGCCCCATTTATTCCCAGATGATCGCATCCTTGCTTCCACGGTAGAAGTATTGGCAAGGGCAAATGAGTTACAAATGCCTTTTGACTTGGACAAGTTCGCCGGTTTGGCTAGCCGGAGCGTATACGAGGCTATGGTAAAAGGTTTCATAAAAGGTGGAAACTTGAGAATTGCTTGGAAGCTTCTTTATGCCGCTAAAGAaggtaaaagaatgctagactCCTGTATATATGCTAAGCTAATACTAGAACTTGGAAAAAATCCTGATAAAAGGGTGCTCACATTGCCTTTGTTGGAGGAGCTAGCAGCAAGAGATGACCTGAAGTTGACTCAACAGGACTGCACATCTATCATGAAAGTTTGCATAAAGCTGGGGAAATTCGACATCGTAGAGTCACTTTATGATTGGTTCAAAAATTCTGGTGCCACTCCTAGTGTAGTAATGAACACCACTTTGATCCATAGTCGGTATTCTGAGAACAAATATAGAGAGGCAATGGCTGTGGTGTGGGAAATGGAGGCTTCAAATACACTCTTTGATCTCCCAGCCTATCGTACCTTGATAAAGCTTTTCATCGCCTTGAATGATTTTCCGAGGACTTCAAGATATTTCTCCAAACTCAAGGAATCTGGTTTGGCTCCGGCTTTTGATATATACCGTAAGCTAATTAgtttttatttagcttctggGAGATTAGCCAAATGTAAAGAAATGTGCCAGGAGGCTGAGATGGCTGGATTCGAGGTGGACGATCGAATCAGATCACAGGTGCATCTGCGAAGATAA
- the LOC142549687 gene encoding cyclin-D3-2-like: MVSHFQEQESLLQNSIFDDLYCQEERFEDDLSGGSGLRVSEIDDFNEISGKPYDFLGGRDLFWEDDELLSLLSKEKEQAHLSCDAINSDGCLKMVRNEAVKWMLKGTACFGFTAMTAVLAVNYFDRFIASVFFKKDKPWMSQLLAVACLSIAAKVEETQVPLLVNFQVEESEYLFEAQTIQRMELLVLSTLKWKMNPVTPISYIDHIVRRLGLIGNLHWQFLGRCQNLILSIVTDCRFMCYLPSVIASATMLNVIKEIDPCKDLEFQNQFMSLFKMNKEKLDECHKLVKEVLDGYVHKLCHKRKHESIPSSPSCVVDAYFSSDSSNDSWAVASFASSSPKPMLKRSRAQDQHMSLASLSSPCWRG; this comes from the exons ATGGTTTCTCATTTCCAAGAACAAGAATCCCTTCTCCAAAATTCGATCTTTGATGACCTTTACTGCCAGGAAGAGCGTTTTGAGGACGATTTGAGTGGTGGGTCTGGCTTGAGGGTGTCGGAAATCGATGATTTTAATGAGATTAGTGGAAAGCCCTATGATTTTCTTGGTGGCCGCGACCTTTTCTGGGAGGATGACGAGCTTCTGAGCCTGTTGTCCAAGGAGAAAGAACAAGCTCATTTGAGTTGCGATGCGATAAACTCAGATGGGTGTCTGAAAATGGTGAGAAATGAGGCCGTTAAATGGATGTTGAAGGGCACTGCGTGCTTTGGATTCACTGCCATGACTGCTGTTTTAGCTGTGAACTACTTTGATAGATTCATCGCAAGCGTTTTCTTCAAAAAAGATAAGCCATGGATGAGTCAGTTGCTTGCTGTTGCCTGTCTTTCCATCGCGGCAAAGGTCGAAGAGACGCAAGTGCCTCTTCTTGTTAACTTTCAG GTGGAAGAGTCTGAATATCTATTTGAGGCGCAGACTATTCAGAGAATGGAACTTTTGGTTCTTTCCACACTCAAATGGAAGATGAATCCCGTGACTCCAATCTCATACATTGACCACATTGTTAGAAGATTGGGTTTGATTGGAAACCTGCATTGGCAGTTTTTGGGGAGGTGCCAGAATCTCATTCTCTCTATTGTAACTG ATTGTAGGTTCATGTGCTATCTTCCTTCGGTTATTGCTTCTGCGACAATGCTAAATGTTATTAAAGAGATTGATCCTTGTAAAGATTTGGAATTCCAAAATCAGTTCATGAGTTTGTTCAAAATGAACAAG GAAAAGTTGGACGAATGCCATAAACTTGTAAAGGAGGTATTGGATGGTTATGTCCATAAGCTTTGCCACAAACGCAAGCATGAGTCCATACCAAGCAGTCCAAGTTGTGTAGTTGACGCCTATTTTAGCTCTGATAGCTCTAACGATTCGTGGGCCGTTGCATCATTTGCTTCCTCATCGCCAAAGCCTATGTTAAAGAGAAGCAGAGCTCAAGATCAGCACATGAGCTTGGCTTCACTAAGCAGTCCCTGTTGGCGTGGCTAA
- the LOC142549688 gene encoding F-box protein SKIP2-like has product MGQTASMQGYSPGSSNHILHPNFTQESRSDDSNPRPAVGVSVDPQHDHTFEIPDDCLAIIFQSLSSGDRKRCSMVCRRWLVVEGQSRSRLSLNAGNEVSTHLPVMFTRFDSVTKLALRCDRKSVSINDDALTLISLRCRKLTRLKLRGCREISDQGMLALAQNCKYLRKFSCGSCMFGAKGMNALLDNSYSLEELSVKRLRGINDGFTAEVIGPGVAALSLKSITLKELYNGHCFGPLIIGSKNLKTLKILRCLGDWDTLLETITKRKNCLTEIHLERLQVSDLGLIAISKCPDLEILHLVKAPDCSNDGISAIAETCKLLRKLHIDGWRTNRIGDEGLISIAKNCVNLVELVLIGVNPSSVSLMAMASNCQKLERLALCGSETIGDPEISCIAAKCMALKKLCIKGCRVTDTGIEAFAFGCPNLVKIKVKKCKGVTSEVADWLRARRVSLAVNLDADEIEPEAMEVSASDGGSHGVVSSSIINVTVTSVGANVAAADIDTPSTSYGGRSSSRSRFSLLAGRTLVASAFQRLSIGNSTNL; this is encoded by the coding sequence ATGGGTCAAACCGCCTCCATGCAAGGCTATTCGCCTGGGAGTTCGAATCATATCCTTCACCCCAACTTTACCCAAGAGTCCCGCTCCGATGACTCGAATCCACGGCCCGCGGTGGGCGTCTCTGTAGATCCACAACACGATCACACGTTCGAGATTCCCGATGATTGCTTAGCTATAATCTTCCAGTCTTTGAGCTCCGGCGACAGGAAGCGTTGCTCCATGGTCTGCCGCCGCTGGCTCGTCGTTGAAGGACAGAGCCGTAGCCGCCTTTCCCTTAACGCCGGAAACGAGGTTTCTACCCACCTCCCCGTGATGTTCACCCGGTTTGATTCGGTCACTAAGCTTGCCCTCCGCTGCGACCGCAAGTCCGTGAGCATAAACGACGATGCGTTGACGTTGATTTCCCTCCGATGCCGCAAACTCACCCGCCTCAAGCTGCGCGGCTGCCGTGAGATCTCTGATCAGGGAATGTTGGCTTTGGCTCAAAATTGTAAGTATTTGCGTAAATTTTCTTGCGGATCGTGTATGTTTGGAGCCAAAGGCATGAACGCTCTGTTGGATAATTCATATTCGCTCGAGGAACTTTCCGTTAAACGTTTGCGGGGAATTAATGATGGATTTACTGCTGAGGTGATTGGACCAGGGGTTGCAGCATTGTCGCTGAAGTCAATTACTCTCAAGGAGCTTTACAACGGTCACTGTTTTGGGCCATTGATTATCGgatcaaaaaatttgaaaacattGAAGATTTTGAGGTGTTTGGGTGATTGGGATACGTTACTGGAAACTATTACTAAGAGGAAGAATTGTTTGACTGAGATACATTTGGAGAGGCTGCAAGTGAGTGATCTGGGGCTAATTGCTATTTCGAAGTGCCCGGATTTGGAGATCTTGCACCTTGTCAAGGCTCCTGACTGCTCGAACGATGGGATTTCGGCAATCGCGGAGACTTGTAAGCTTTTGAGGAAGCTACATATAGATGGGTGGAGGACGAACAGGATAGGCGATGAGGGTCTGATTTCGATTGCCAAGAATTGTGTGAATCTTGTGGAACTGGTTCTTATTGGGGTGAACCCGAGTTCCGTGAGTTTGATGGCTATGGCTTCAAATTGTCAAAAGTTGGAAAGATTGGCGCTTTGTGGAAGTGAAACGATAGGTGATCCCGAGATATCCTGTATTGCAGCTAAATgtatggcattgaagaagctttgCATAAAGGGTTGTCGTGTGACAGATACAGGGATCGAGGCCTTCGCTTTTGGGTGTCCCAATTTGGTGAAGATCAAAGTGAAGAAATGTAAGGGAGTAACGAGCGAAGTTGCAGACTGGCTGAGAGCCAGAAGGGTATCTCTGGCTGTGAATTTGGATGCAGATGAGATCGAACCTGAGGCCATGGAGGTGAGTGCTAGTGATGGAGGATCACATGGTGTAGTGTCCTCGTCGATAATCAATGTAACAGTAACTAGCGTTGGTGCAAATGTTGCTGCAGCAGATATTGATACCCCATCAACAAGCTACGGAGGTAGATCGTCCAGTAGGTCTAGGTTTAGCCTCCTAGCCGGAAGGACTCTCGTTGCTAGTGCTTTTCAAAGGTTATCAATCGGTAATAGTACAAATTTATAG